The Megalobrama amblycephala isolate DHTTF-2021 linkage group LG8, ASM1881202v1, whole genome shotgun sequence region GTGTTCGACCATGTGGGGCGTTTCACCTGGGAAACCGTCAGGGATTTTCACAAGGCTGTAATACAGGACATTGAGGCTGGAAACCGGGAATGGAAGGATGGATTTGAGGACATTAAGGTGAAGTTCTTCGGAGATGGATCAGGCCAACCAGAGCTTGAACACTCAGAGCAGACTACAACGGTAGAAAAGAGACCTGTGCCTAAAGTCATCGTACAGACACCCACCCCAGATGAGAGCGATGTCCTGAAAAATAATGCAGATATTAGTAGTCTGAGTAATGATGAAATTTGCAAATATATTGACCGTAGTTTTGCTTTCTGGAAAGAAAAGGAGGCTGAGATATTTGATTTTGAGGAATGACAATAAGCCTTTTGGGGGGGAGGGTGGTTTGTACACATAGATTTCTTATAACCTTTtaagtatgtatattttttttttggatttgaTGTAGAATTGGTACCAATATTTATACAGTTGTGACTGTAAAGGCATGCTTTTGCCATTTATTCTCCAATTTTCCAGGAGTGCAAGGTGGAAGACTGCCATAAACCGATTGCTATTCTGTTCTGATTCTttgtcagaattatgtgatttaaaaaataatttacatgaTTATTTCGGTTGAGTTTTTGTTACACCTTAATTAACAATCTGACATTTAGAGACTTACAGCAGACTGGTGTGCACCGATGTTGGAGGCTGCTTACTctaatgattaaataaatgatcATCTGAATGTTTACTCTTGTACAGAGATGTCTGTGTATCTCTTTAAGAGCAGGTGGGAGCTTAACTCTACTATTTAGACTCTGAGTATAGCCCCCCAGAATGACTGGCCTAAAAATAGCAGTGTGAAAGACAAGCATGCTGTCCCAGTGACTCTGCAGAAGACAACGTGTCCCCCATTTTAGACAGCCGCAACAAAATAGACTGCCTTCTAAGAAAGTTCTGTGAATAATGTATGATTTCTGCTTTCATTCGCAGGCAGGTAAGttgaattttgttttgtcttaaaaagaactatttaaatattacaagtACTGTCAGTTGCTCCTTCGACAACATACTTTGTATTTTAAGTAAATGGACCTAAACATTATTTGAAGTGTatgttatttgaaaaaaaatgttaacagatatatatgtgtgttgcacagtatagaaaacaattaaagaaaattattttgaatAGGGGAAATGGATACTTTTCAATTTACTTTGAgtcattttttgttgttctGATTAAAGCAACATCACAGATGGTTTGTGAAAAAGCTGCAGAGCAAGCTATCACGTTTTTCATAAACAACATTCATATTGCAAATTCATAAGAATgactattttttaatgtttaacatcctctgatgtttcgccagcaatattttgtgtgtgttttgtgtgcacACTCTAGGCAGAGAAATAAATCTTGAATGGTAGTAGTTTAATTCTCAGAATTATACTCTCCCAGTGTGCCTGTCAGATATATTATCTTTGGCAAGAACTGGTTTTCAACTTTGGCGAAAATCATCTGATAATTTGACTTATATTGATGTGCTAACATGACTTCATTCTCTTCCAATTTGTTTCTGAAATGTTCTATTACCAAGCAGAAAGACTGAAAATTTGTCCTCGGGTCATAGGAGGCTCCACACTGCTATGATCATGAATGTCGCAATCGAATTTCATGTGACTGATTATACCCATTTGTCTTATCCGATGTAGGTAAACACTGAAAACATCTGTCGGTTGGCCCTGAATGCATTAAGGCCATAGGTCAGAGTGTCGTCATGGTGCGTAATGTAGATGACCTAGACTTCTGCCTCTCTTCCCATCCGCAGAGCATCTTGGAGGGCTTGCGCTCCCTCTGTTCTCAACCCAAACTTGTGGATGTCACCTTGTGCGCTGGTGGACAGGATTTCCCCTGTCACCGGGGAATCCTTGCACTCTGCAGCCATTACTTCCGTTCCATGTTTTCAGGAGATTTCGTGGAGAGCATTGCTGCTCGTGTCGAGCTTCATGATGTAGATCCGAATGTATTGTCAACACTGTTGGACTTTGCTTATACAGGGAAACTCACcatcaacaaaaacaatgtgGAGGGACTCATCTGCACGTCCAGCCAGCTCCAGTTCCACACCGTCCGTACTGTATGCAGCCGATATTTGCAGCACCAGATAGATGCCACAAACTGCTTGGGAATCCATGAGTTTGGAGAGATCCATGGATGCCCTGAAGTGGTTGCCAAAGCCTGGGGCTTCCTCCTTGAAAACTTTGAGGCAGTGCAACAACACGAGGAGTTTTTGCTGCTGGAGAAAGACAGGCTGGTGGCCTGCTTGAAGGATGAGGATCTGCACGTAAGAGATGATCGGTCCTGTGCCGAGGCAATTTTGGCTTGGGTCAGGCATTGTATAGAAAATCGGATCTGTCACCTGCGAGAACTGTTAAGCTTGGCTAAGCTTTCCCTCCTCCCAGAATCCTACCTAACTGAGAACTTGCTTAAAGAGCCATTGGTGCAGAACTCGCTAGAATCCAAAGAGTTGGTGGAGAGAATATGTAGAGAGGTCAGAGTCAGACAAATCTATTTTATTGAGGTTTCTTAAACTTTATGTTCCATTCTACAGAATgcattttgtgttgttgttttcttcAGAAACGAGAAAAGACAGGAGATGTGTCAGAGCAGAGGGTTACTCAAAATGCCCTCAACCTGCAGGAGGTTTTATTTGTGATGGGTGGTCGCTCGCTGGATGACTCagatgatgaagatgaggatgaagatgaagataGAAGGTTGCACCCCAGAAATTGTGGTTTCTACAACCCAAAGCTTGGTAAGGACAACTTACAGCTGACACATCAACTCCATTGGGGAGAATTATCGTTAATGTGGAACACTTGCCTATTACCAGTCAAATCTGAATacactttaaagggataattcactgCTGGCAAGATGATATTTCTAATAAAGTTTGGCTGTGCATGCAGTAGAAAACGAAAAGGGTCTGTGGCGTTTCCTTTTGCCAAAAAAGTTTAGGAAAACTTCAACAACTGTAATGTAAggataaaaaaagcaaaacaaaaaaattaaagctgcaagcagcgatgaaagggccctcgcacccaggTCTTAAGATtaccttaagattagactgaccatatatgatgtgcttctggttaaatctctatgaggagttaatcacagtgtaaaacatgtaatttcctgttgcccgcaggtggcgctatgactgtaactgaatattggcatgtagatgtcttcaggacAGGACACTAATAAAACATgagaagtttggggcagatccaaCATTGTATACCCCAATTACAAcatcttcctgtttcatggcgaaacatcgaaatTTGCCAGGCTGTAACGGaaacgcccttcagcgaaaactctagatctttgcaatttaacacagcaaaggcctttagattagactgaccaaatatgatgttgatttgattaaaactctaggaggagtttgttaaagtacaatgtgtggaaatggcaaaaactgccaaaattttgcagagaaaattaaaaatatctccCTTCCTGTTGGGGATTTTTAGATTTTGTACCtaggggcttttttgtaggtattgggctgttacatgtgtctatCGAATTTCGTAACTGTACGTCAAAATGTAGCATGAAGGgggcttaattgaaattttttgcgctatcgagccattttgccacacctaattctgaaacccatatcagatgtaaattttcaccacttctgatgcatgtgcaaagtttcatgagttttcgagcatgtttaggccctcaaacatgtgattcattttggagaagaagactaattgaccgagcaattacaatagggtcctcacaccatcggtgctcgggtcCTAAAAAAACTGGTCTGTTTTCACAAAAGCCCTAGAGCTGTCAAAGGCAAAAAGGACTGACAAATAAACAGGTAACAAGGAGAAAGTGTACACATTGCTCATTTACATATACTAGAAGCTTATGATTGAAATTAGTTTTTGAGACAAAATTTCtcatgtatgaatttctttacaatactaaaattgtaatttttaaaaggGTAAGTTGAATTGTTTAATAATAAGCAGTCAACAAACATGGGAATCCTTTAAAACTGTTTAATAAGGGTGCTTTACCTCTTGATGCTGGTTGAAATAATAGTTATTGTTTCTTTGATGACCTTTCTCGTAttcttaaattttaaaaaacagcaataaTGAAAAATGAGCATGTATATCCTTACTTTTAATTGGTAGTTAACAACCATGTATTAGCTGGTGAtattgatggtccactttaaacattttaaaggtgccctagattcaaaatttgaatttaccttggcatagttgaataacaagagttcagtacatggaaaatacatacattgagtttcaaactccattgctttctctttcttatgtaaatctcatttgtttaaaagacttccggaaaacacgcggatctcaacataacaccgactgttacgtaacagtcggggtgtacgccccaatatttgcatatgccagcccatgttcccaacattatgaaaggcattagacaagggcagccagtaacgtctggatctgcacaggtgaatcaacagactaggtaagcaagaacaacagcgaaaatggcagatggagcaataataactgacatgatccatgatagcatgatatttttagtgatatttgtaaattgtgtatctaaatgtttcgttagcatgttgctaatgtactgttaaatgaggttaaagttaccatcgtttcttactgaattcacggagacaagagccgttgctattttcatttttaaacacttgcagtctgtataattcataaacacaacttcattctttataaatctctccaacagtgtagcattagccgttagccacagagcatagcctcaaactcatatagaatcaaatataaacatcaaaataaatactttactcacataattcaaagcatgcatacagcatgcatgacgaacatcttgtaaagatcaatttgagggttatattagctgtgtgaactttgtaaatgtgctgtaatataatcgagagctcgtgtggcagggagcacgcgaattaaaggggcggcgcgctgaaaaaatcagtgcatagttaatgatgccccaaaataggcagttaaaaaaattaatttaaaaaaatctatggggtattttgagctgaaacttcacagacacattcaggggacaccttagacttatattacatcttgtgaaaaagcattcttgggcacctttaacttactacaagtaattttgcaactacatgtcaagtACCAGTCATTAAAGTATTACTAGACTGTGTGTTTAATATCTGCTGACACTTTATTTGATGttcccccaacagacattctacttactataagtaacttgacaagtacatgtcaactaaaccgaaccctaacacctaaccttaacctaacagtctactaatagtcttttgactaataTCCCAATGAGAGTTAGTAgatatgtagttgcaaagttactaatTGTTAGTGGAATGTAAGAAGTGGACCattccaaaaaaaaagtaactgatttttaaagtgcattttattttattcttttcttcttcttcttttttcatAGGGCAGTGGTTTCAGCTACCTGATTTTCCCAACTACAATAAATGGGGTTATTCTGTTGTCTCCTTAAACAGTAATGTGTATGTCACAGGTGAGATGAAcacttttcatattttcataagATATGTAACTGATGCTAAAAGCTGTATTTTCCTTATCAACTTAGCcaaaaaaatttataaacaaTATTTATAGTAGTATGGATAATTTGCTAATTGGTTGGTTTGGTCTGTGTGCCTCAAACCATAATGACaaggaaagagagaatgaagaaaagagaataaaattgtacaaaaaacaaaaaatagcaGGACACAGCTTCTATTTATATCAAAAGAAAACAATCCAGAGATTTTCAGGGTATTTATAGAGCCTGTGCCCTTTGGAAAaggatcagtaagatttataGTTTTATTACACACATGAATGGAACGTCATCTCCAATGAGGATTTGGAGATACTGAGATAAAACAGTCCTCTGTCTTATAGACAATCCCACTAAGAGTCACATAAGACCTGAAACCACTTTAGAAATGTGGGGACTAGAGGACAAAGAAGCAGAACATTAACTTTGTGATTACCTGGGATACATGGGGGCTTTATCGCCTAATGTTGCCTGGTCACCAATGGGGACAGCTGATCAAATAAATCAGCTAAGCCTTCATCTGAATTCATGcggaatagaaaaaaaaaaacatttacaacatttttatgaCTCTCAGGAGGATCAAGAGGGTCTCAGTCCAACACCTGGTCCACCACAGAGACCTGGAAGTTCATCACTCGTGAGGGGAAGTGGGTCACAGTCGCCCCAATGTTGCGGCCCAGGACTAACCACTCTTCTGCAACACTTAATGGAGAGATTTATGTAATTGGTGGTAAGAAAACAAATCAGTTTCTAACTAGAGGCTTCAGACAAAGGTCTTTGAGTAGATTTCCCTGCAGAACTGGACATTTTGATGTAACattgcattgtcttttcattgACAGGAACTACAATGGATTTTGTCGAAGTTGAACATTATGACCCATTCAGTAATTGCTGGACTCTCACAGGCCCAGCACTGAAGTACGTGACTAACTTTACGGCCACATCGTGTGAAGGAAAGCTgtacctcattggttcttgtgctGTTAAATATAACGCCCTGACTATGCAGTGCTACAACCCTGTCATCGGTAAGAGACAACACTTCAACTTGGTTAGGATGTATCTAACGGTTATTAATAATCAtcacaaatatcagtaaaaacaAACCACAGTTTTCATATTAGAGCCTTTAATTTCTTATTATGAGCAGTTTTATATTGGAACTAGTAATTCAGAACAATTTAATGAAACGCTTTACAAGACAGAGTgtaaattataatgttattcACTTATGGAGCCCTGCCAACATTGAACCACAGTTCAATACTATGTAGTTTGAGTATACTTTTGTTAATGAGGTCTCTCTTCTTCAACAGACAGCTGGTGTATCATCTGCTCACCTTTCATTCCTAAATATCTTTCTTCTCCCCGCTCTGTCTCTATGGATGGAGTCATTTACCTCGTAGCAGATAACACCAAAAAGGTCTATTTGTATGACCCAGAGGGTAATATGTGGGAAAAAGTGAGTTTTATATGATAATTCTTTTTACACAGAGAATTGAGCACATCTAACGTTAGCCAAAAAACCTTATGTACAGTCTTTATGTTTGGCATTTTTCTTCCCAGATTCAGTTTATGCACACTCTACATGAGAATGGGGATTTGGTGGTTCTAGGCAGGCAGTTGTTTGTGACTGGAGGGCACTGGAAAGGCATGGAGGGGGATTACGGTGTGGAAGTGGAAGTATACAACCGTGCCTCCAACACTTGGAAGGTGGAGTGCTTTCTTCCCAGACTCTGGACCTACAGTGGCTGCTGTTCCATCTTCCTGGACACTTCCCAGTGGACTGAATTCTTCCCTGATGAGACTTAATATCTGTCCTGTCCCCTCAATCCCgacttaaaaggttagttcacccaaaaatgaaaattatatcatttattactcaccctcgtgccgttccacatccgtaagaccttcgttcatctttggaacacaaattaagatattttttattaagtcagagaggtttctgtctctccatagagaTCTAATGCAACTACCaatccaaggtccagaaaggtaggaaaaagacatcattaaagtcctccatgtgactccagtggcttaaactcAATTGAAGTATTAGCATGCGTGTTGTGCTGTTCAGACTTGCGCGTCAACTCAACGCACATGCgtgagtgttcacgagagcttcacgacacatgcgtgttgtgttcacACGAGAGCTGGCATTGTTACGTGAACATgctttggataatattattttgttttttttttgtttttttttgctttttgcacaaacaaaacactcacgtggcttcataaaattgagtttaagccactggagACACGTGGAGTATTTTATGATGTatttttcctacctttctggaccttggagtggtagttgcgttggatctctatggagagacagaaacctcttagacttcatcaaaaatatcttaatttgtgttctgaagatgaacgaaggtcttatggatgtggaacgacaggagggtgagtaataaatgacagaatgttcatttttgagtgaactaaccctttaagcttcgGGGCAAAATGTCCCCTTTTCTCAGCCTGCTGGTGATTTATCATTTATAAAATAAGAATTACATAATCAGTTAATAATTATTAACACAATGTAATTTGTTGTACTCCCAAGATAAAAtcaattattgtttttatttgtgaaaATTGTGTAGCTATATtgagttttgtgttttttgttttgttatatgtATTTGATAAGggatatgtttttttgtttttttttcgtCTGTAAATGTAGCTGTTCTTTGCCTTCATATGGCCATTAAAACTCTTTGAATTAAATGGCCTTTAGgttgatattttaatataatggatgattttttaagcatttttaccAGTTGTATCACATGCTACTTATTTTGTccagtaaaaataaatgtaaaattgtaattttaattcCAGAATTCTTATTCCTATTATTTCTTTTGACTGAATTTATTTcgaaatatgttttatttttaatgtttgataATGTTTATTACAAAATTGTGCTTTTTAAAACCCATGTTAGTTGTCATTAACTTAAATGGATTTTTAACAAAGTCACAACAATGACAGGAATAACCAGTCTTGTATTTGTTCAGCCGTGACCTGCTGTGTTTGTAACTATGGAAGCCGGAAAGCTTGCGTTTTAATTCTCATGACAACACGCGAGAGCGTCCGGTTTCCCTGGCAACCATAGGCACCCACCTCGAGCTGGTGCTGTGATTGAAACTTTTACACTTGTGGCTTTATACTAACACTAAATAGTTTGCGTTTAATTTGCTTACGCGCGTTATTAATCATTACTATTGAAGTGAAAAGCACTCTGCAACCTTTTTTCctataaaaaacaacttttaatgcatttaagacTTTATTAGCTGACATAGCAACTTGCTAAGCCCAGTTTAAGCGTTTAAAAGCACTTCAAGTCTCAGCAAGAATCGAGGACAATTGGAAAAACGTCGCTGTTCGGTTATTAAAGTGCATTGGATCACTACCAGTTTCCAGATGAGTTGTGAAGGGGATCAAGGACTGGAAGCCGTGATTCAGGTGCGTGTTTTCCAGCAGGAAAGCTGATCTTCACCAGCTGTAACTTAAATAGGTTATTGCACTGTTACCTATTCAAAACAGCAAGTGTGAATGAAAGAGGAGAGAGCTTGATTTAATATTAAAGAGCCTTGCAATGTTTCAACAAATTAAGGTCGATCAGTGGGTCAGTTTCAGGTTCTTCTGTGAAACTTGAAGACAGGTGACTCATTTCCTTGTGCTGTTGTGACATCAAATTGAAACAGAGACAGACAAGACGAACTAGttgcaataaaaaatattataatgaaatgaaaagttTTATTAACAAACATCAAAGCTTTTTAGATCAGCAGTGAGACTAGGTCACCTGATTGTAGTGTGTGAGCCCCTCTCCTTGCACTAATATTGATAATGCAGAAGCTG contains the following coding sequences:
- the klhl30 gene encoding kelch-like protein 30 isoform X2 yields the protein MVRNVDDLDFCLSSHPQSILEGLRSLCSQPKLVDVTLCAGGQDFPCHRGILALCSHYFRSMFSGDFVESIAARVELHDVDPNVLSTLLDFAYTGKLTINKNNVEGLICTSSQLQFHTVRTVCSRYLQHQIDATNCLGIHEFGEIHGCPEVVAKAWGFLLENFEAVQQHEEFLLLEKDRLVACLKDEDLHVRDDRSCAEAILAWVRHCIENRICHLRELLSLAKLSLLPESYLTENLLKEPLVQNSLESKELVERICREKREKTGDVSEQRVTQNALNLQEVLFVMGGRSLDDSDDEDEDEDEDRRLHPRNCGFYNPKLGQWFQLPDFPNYNKWGYSVVSLNSNVYVTGGSRGSQSNTWSTTETWKFITREGKWVTVAPMLRPRTNHSSATLNGEIYVIGGTTMDFVEVEHYDPFSNCWTLTGPALKYVTNFTATSCEGKLYLIGSCAVKYNALTMQCYNPVIDSWCIICSPFIPKYLSSPRSVSMDGVIYLVADNTKKVYLYDPEGNMWEKSLCLAFFFPDSVYAHST
- the klhl30 gene encoding kelch-like protein 30 isoform X1 translates to MVRNVDDLDFCLSSHPQSILEGLRSLCSQPKLVDVTLCAGGQDFPCHRGILALCSHYFRSMFSGDFVESIAARVELHDVDPNVLSTLLDFAYTGKLTINKNNVEGLICTSSQLQFHTVRTVCSRYLQHQIDATNCLGIHEFGEIHGCPEVVAKAWGFLLENFEAVQQHEEFLLLEKDRLVACLKDEDLHVRDDRSCAEAILAWVRHCIENRICHLRELLSLAKLSLLPESYLTENLLKEPLVQNSLESKELVERICREKREKTGDVSEQRVTQNALNLQEVLFVMGGRSLDDSDDEDEDEDEDRRLHPRNCGFYNPKLGQWFQLPDFPNYNKWGYSVVSLNSNVYVTGGSRGSQSNTWSTTETWKFITREGKWVTVAPMLRPRTNHSSATLNGEIYVIGGTTMDFVEVEHYDPFSNCWTLTGPALKYVTNFTATSCEGKLYLIGSCAVKYNALTMQCYNPVIDSWCIICSPFIPKYLSSPRSVSMDGVIYLVADNTKKVYLYDPEGNMWEKIQFMHTLHENGDLVVLGRQLFVTGGHWKGMEGDYGVEVEVYNRASNTWKVECFLPRLWTYSGCCSIFLDTSQWTEFFPDET